In a genomic window of Parambassis ranga chromosome 24, fParRan2.1, whole genome shotgun sequence:
- the LOC114428376 gene encoding trace amine-associated receptor 1-like produces the protein MKTEVTMNWTDVGTDIHQCSEVVNFSIILDNSPSCGLLYVFIALLAFITVSGNLLVIISIIYFKQLHTPTNSLILSLAVADLMVGIIVFPLSMAFSVKSCLYFENLFCKVRGSFDVSLNTCSILNLVCISVDRYYAVCQPLTYRAKINHRVLVIMILVCWGVSVLTGIGVILAGLDNENCGNRCLLQVLMTNTVGSILSFYLPAIIILCIYLKIFLVAQRQARSIHNTTKCGAAVSKMERKATKTLAIVIGVFLLCLCPLFFCITFLPLTKSSPPIAVIESLRWLLLSNSMFNPFIYAFFYSWFRSAFRMIITGKIFQGDFTNCKLH, from the coding sequence ATGAAAACAGAAGTTACTATGAATTGGACTGATGTAGGGACTGACATACATCAGTGCTCTGAGGTTGTTAACTTCAGTATCATTCTGGATAACAGCCCTTCATGTGGattattatatgtgtttattgctTTATTAGCTTTTATCACAGTGTCTGGAAACCTGCTTGTAATAATCTCCattatttatttcaaacagCTGCATACTCCTACtaactctctcatcctctctctggctgtggctgACCTGATGGTTGGGATTATTGTCTTTCCTCTCAGCATGGCGTTCTCTGTCAAATCTTGTCTGTATTTTGAGAATTTGTTCTGCAAAGTACGAGGCAGCTTTGATGTTTCACTGAACACATGTTCTATTCTGAACCTGGTTTGTATTTCTGTTGACAGATACTATGCAGTGTGTCAGCCTCTGACATACAGAGCTAAGATCAATCATCGTGTTCTCGTGATCATGATCCTGGTGTGCTGGGGGGTTTCTGTTCTGACTGGGATTGGGGTTATACTTGCTGGATTAGACAATGAAAACTGTGGGAACAGGTGTTTATTACAAGTCCTCATGACAAACACTGTTGGATCTATATTATCCTTTTACCTCCCAGCTATCATAATTTTATGTATCTACCTAAAGATTTTCCTTGTTGCACAGAGACAGGCACGCAGcatccacaacacaacaaagtgtggagcagctgtcagtaagatggagaggaaggccacCAAAACTCTGGCTATAGTGATAGGAGTGTTTCTTTTATGTTTgtgtcctttatttttttgcatcacCTTTCTGCCTCTGACCAAAAGTTCACCACCCATTGCTGTGATTGAATCACTCAGGTGGCTCTTATTATCAAACTCAATGTTCaatccatttatttatgctttcttcTACAGCTGGTTCAGATCAGCTTTCAGAATGATCATTACTGGGAAAATATTTCAAGGTGATTTTACTAACTGTAAACTGCACTGA
- the LOC114428375 gene encoding trace amine-associated receptor 1-like, giving the protein MKTEVSINRTDVVTDTYHCSEIVDFNNIPANSHSTICGLLYIFIALLAGITICGNLLVIISIIYFKQLHTPTNFLILSLAVADLMVGIIAFPLSMVFSLNSCLDFENLFCKVRGSFDICLSTSSILHLVCISVDRYYAVCQPLTYRAKINHCVVVIMILMCWGVSGLIGIGIVIAGSSNENCGDRCLIEVLMANTIGPTLAFYLPVIIMLCIYLKIFLVAQRQARSIHNTTKCGAAVSKMERKATKTLAIVLGVFLFCWSPFYFFITFLPLASDSVPIPVTETVWRLSLSNSMLNPFIYAFFYSWFRSAFRMIISGKIFQGDFTNCKLH; this is encoded by the coding sequence atgaaaacagaagTTAGTATCAACAGGACTGATGTAGTAACTGACACATATCACTGCTCTGAGATTGTTGACTTTAATAACATACCGGCAAACAGCCATTCCACTATATGTGGattattatacatttttattgctttattaGCTGGCATCACTATATGTGGAAACCTGCTTGTTATAATCTCCAttatttacttcaaacagctgcacactcctactaactttctcatcctctctctggctgtggctgACCTGATGGTTGGGATTATTGCCTTCCCTCTCAGCATGGTGTTCTCTCTCAACTCTTGTCTGGATTTTGAGAATTTATTCTGCAAAGTACGAGGCAGCTTTGATATTTGTCTCAGCACATCCTCTATTTTACACCTAGTTTGTATTTCTGTTGACAGATACTATGCAGTGTGTCAGCCTCTGACATACAGAGCTAAGATcaatcactgtgttgttgtgatcatGATACTGATGTGCTGGGGGGTTTCTGGTCTGATTGGGATTGGGATTGTAATTGCTGGATCAAGCAATGAAAATTGTGGGGATAGGTGTTTAATAGAAGTCCTCATGGCAAACACTATTGGACCAACGTTAGCCTTTTACCTCCCAGTGATCATAATGCTGTGTATCTACCTGAAGATTTTCCTTGTTGCACAGAGACAGGCGCGCAGcatccacaacacaacaaagtgtggagcagctgtcagtaagatggagaggaaggccacCAAAACTCTGGCTATAGTTCTGGGAGTGTTTCTTTTCTGCTGGTCTCCTTTCTATTTTTTCATCACCTTTCTGCCTCTTGCTAGTGACTCAGTACCTATTCCTGTGACTGAAACAGTCTGGCGGCTCTCATTATCAAATTCAATGCTGaatccatttatttatgctttcttcTACAGCTGGTTCAGATCAGCTTTCAGAATGATAATTTCTGGGAAAATATTTCAAGGTGATTTTACTAACTGTAAACTTCACTGA
- the LOC114429084 gene encoding trace amine-associated receptor 1-like has translation MKTEVSINWTDVVTDTYQCSELVKFINIPANSHSTICGLLYVFIALLAGITICGNLLVIISIIYFKQLHTPTNSLILSLAVADLMVGIIAFPLSMVLSLKSCLYFEGLFCKVRGSFDICLSTSSILHLVCISVDRYFAVCQPLTYRAKINHCVVVIMILMCWGVSTLIGIVIVIAGSNNENCEDRCLIEVLMANTIGAILSFYLPVIIMLCIYLKIFLVAQRQARSIHNTTKHGAAVSKMERKATKTLAIVLGVFIFCWSPFYFFITFLPLAGDSVPIPVTETVWRLSLSNSMLNPFIYAFFYSWFRSAFRMIITGKIFQGDFTNCKLH, from the coding sequence atgaaaacagaagTTAGTATCAACTGGACTGATGTAGTGACTGACACATATCAATGTTCTGAGCTTGTTAAGTTTATTAACATACCGGCAAACAGCCATTCCACTATATGTGGATTATTATACgtttttattgctttattaGCTGGCATCACTATATGTGGAAACCTGCTTGTTATAATCTCCAttatttacttcaaacagctgcacactcctactaactctctcatcctctctctggctgtggctgACCTGATGGTTGGGATTATTGCCTTTCCTCTCAGCATGGTTTTGTCTCTCAAATCTTGTCTGTATTTTGAGGGTTTATTTTGCAAAGTACGAGGCAGCTTTGATATTTGTCTCAGTACATCCTCTATTTTACACCTAGTTTGTATTTCTGTTGACAGATACTTTGCAGTGTGTCAGCCTCTGACATACAGAGCTAAAATcaatcactgtgttgttgtgatcatGATCCTAATGTGCTGGGGGGTTTCTACTCTGATTGGGATTGTGATTGTAATTGCTGGGTCAAACAATGAAAACTGTGAGGACAGGTGTTTAATAGAAGTCCTCATGGCAAACACTATTGGAGCTATATTATCCTTTTACCTCCCAGTGATCATAATGTTGTGTATCTACCTGAAGATTTTCCTTGTTGCACAGAGACAGGCGCGCAGcatccacaacacaacaaagcatggagcagctgtcagtaagatggagaggaaggccacCAAAACTCTGGCTATAGTTCTGGgagtttttattttctgctggtCTCCTTTCTATTTTTTCATCACCTTTCTGCCTCTTGCTGGTGACTCAGTACCCATTCCTGTGACTGAAACAGTCTGGCGGCTCTCATTATCAAATTCAATGCTTaatccatttatttatgctttcttcTACAGCTGGTTCAGATCAGCTTTCAGAATGATCATTACAGGGAAAATATTTCAAGGTGATTTTACTAACTGTAAACTTCACTGA
- the LOC114428377 gene encoding trace amine-associated receptor 1-like encodes MKTKVSINWTDVVTECSEIVNFNNILANNHSTICELLYVFIALLAVITTCGNLLVIISIIYFKQLHTPTNSLILSLAVADLMVGIIVFPLSMAFSLKSCLYFEGLFCKIRGSLDISLSTCSILNLCCISVDRYYAVCQPLTYRAKINHCVVVIMILMCWGVSALIGIVIVIAGLNSENCGNRCLIEVLMANTVGPIISFYLPLIIMLCIYLKIFLVAQRQVRSIHNTTKCGAAVSKMERKATKTLAIVLGVFLFCWSPFFLYFPFLPLTGDLVPIPVIEAVSWLALSNSMLNPFIYAFFYSWFRSAFRMIICGKIFQGDFTNCKLH; translated from the coding sequence atgaaaacaaaagttagTATCAACTGGACTGATGTAGTGACTGAATGTTCTGAGATTGTTAACTTTAATAACATACTAGCAAACAACCATTCCACTATATGtgaattattatatgttttcatTGCTTTATTAGCTGTTATTACCACATGTGGAAACCTGCTTGTTATAATCTCCAttatttacttcaaacagctgcacactcctactaactctctcatcctctctctggctgtggctgACCTGATGGTTGGGATTATTGTCTTTCCTCTCAGCATGGCATTCTCTCTCAAATCTTGTCTGTATTTTGAGGGTTTATTCTGCAAAATACGAGGGAGCTTGGATATTTCCTTGAGCACGTGTTCTATTCTGAATCTGTGTTGTATTTCTGTTGACAGATACTATGCAGTGTGTCAGCCTCTGACATACAGAGCTAAGATcaatcactgtgttgttgtgatcatGATACTGATGTGCTGGGGGGTTTCTGCTCTGATTGGGATTGTGATTGTAATTGCTGGATTGAACAGTGAAAACTGTGGGAATAGATGTTTAATAGAAGTCCTCATGGCAAACACTGTTGGACCCATAATATCATTTTACCTCCCATTGATCATAATGCTGTGTATCTACTTAAAGATTTTCCTTGTTGCACAGAGGCAGGTGCGCAGcatccacaacacaacaaagtgtggagcagctgtcagtaagatggagaggaaggccacCAAAACACTGGCTATAGTTCTGGGAGTGTTTCTCTTCTGCtggtctcctttctttctttatttcccTTTTCTGCCTCTTACTGGTGATTTAGTTCCCATTCCTGTGATTGAAGCTGTCAGCTGGCTTGCATTATCAAACTCAATGCTGaatccatttatttatgctttcttcTACAGCTGGTTCAGATCAGCTTTCAGAATGATCATTTGTGGGAAAATATTTCAAGGTGATTTTACTAACTGTAAACTTCACTGA